Genomic window (Paenibacillus sp. 37):
AGACATGGCAGACCAGTCCGGCACTTAATAAAATGATGGAAAAGGACAACCAGATGGTAATTTGACCTTTCTCACGACTCATGCGAATCCTCCTTTCCAATGAAGGAAGTTTCCGTTAGGTTGTACAGCATACAGGAAGTTGATTCCTTTTTCAGATTTTTTCACAGAAAGTTGCAACCGATATGGACGGACTAAGCAGAAAGCTTTAACATACAGATATAGCAATGTCGAAGACAAGCACTGAGCGAAGCATAGAGAAATAGGGAGGAAACCTGCGATGACAAATACAACGAAGGCACCTGGAGAGACGAAAGTTGGCTTTATTGGTACAGGCGTGATGGGTAAAAGCATGGCTGGGCACATCCAGCAAGCGGGATATCTGCTGCATGTGTACACGCGAACTGCTGCCAAAGCGGAAGCATTGGTGAAGGAAGGTGCCGTATGGCATGACACACCAGGCAAACTGGCTGCCACGTGTGATGTCATCATCACAATGGTGGGGTATCCGAAGGATGTCGAGGAGATTTATCTCGGTGAGGATGGTCTCGTAGCCAATGCCAAACCAGGGTCATATCTGATTGATATGACAACATCCAGTCCGTTACTGGCTGCACGAATCTTTGAAGCTGCGGAAGCCAAAGGACTGCATGCACTGGACGCGCCTGTATCGGGCGGTGATATCGGAGCGCAGAACGCGAAGCTGTCCATTATGGTTGGAGGTAGTTCGGAGGCCTTTGAAGCCGTGCGTCCGCTGTTTGAGCAGATGGGCACCAACATTGTGCTGCAAGGCAAGGCGGGAGCCGGGCAGCATACCAAAATGTGCAACCAGATTGCCATTGCCTCTGGCATGATGGGCGTGTGTGAAGCACTCGCCTATGCCAAGACGTCTGGTCTGGACGCGGAGACCGTGCTGAAGAGCATTGCTACCGGTGCAGCCGGAAGCTGGTCGCTCAGCAATCTCGGTCCGCGCATGATCGCAGGCGATTATGAGCCTGGATTCTATGTGAAACATTTTATCAAAGACATGGGAATTGCACTGGAGTCTGCAAAAGCGATGGGCATGAAAACGCCTGGTTTGGCTCTGGCTGAATCCCTGTATCAGGAAATAGCGAATAATGGTCTGGAAGAGAAGGGTACTCAGGTGCTCTACACCTATTATCTTCAGGCTTAACATCCAAGAGAACAGCAGCGTATTCTTTTTCTATTCAGGAAAGGGTTGCGCTGTTTTTTTCAATTTTGCGGTTTGTTTATGCGTCTAAAGTCACGGAATTGGTTAAATGTTCATATGTACTTTGCGTATTGGAGAGAATTTGATCGTTTTCCCTTTATTTTTACCCCGCTTTATCCGACATAAGTAATAGAAGTTTACATAATGAATGTGTCAAAGGATGTTATTCCTCCTGTAATGGTCACCCGTAACCCACACTATAATAGAACGGAGCTTGCCCATGTTCAAGAAAATCCTGTCTCTGTTCAAGACACAACCAGAGCTTGCGAACCAGATTACAGCCTCCGCTTCAGCGTTACCATCGACGACAACCATTCCCCCGCGTATG
Coding sequences:
- a CDS encoding NAD(P)-dependent oxidoreductase — encoded protein: MTNTTKAPGETKVGFIGTGVMGKSMAGHIQQAGYLLHVYTRTAAKAEALVKEGAVWHDTPGKLAATCDVIITMVGYPKDVEEIYLGEDGLVANAKPGSYLIDMTTSSPLLAARIFEAAEAKGLHALDAPVSGGDIGAQNAKLSIMVGGSSEAFEAVRPLFEQMGTNIVLQGKAGAGQHTKMCNQIAIASGMMGVCEALAYAKTSGLDAETVLKSIATGAAGSWSLSNLGPRMIAGDYEPGFYVKHFIKDMGIALESAKAMGMKTPGLALAESLYQEIANNGLEEKGTQVLYTYYLQA